A genomic region of Caulobacter vibrioides contains the following coding sequences:
- a CDS encoding MBL fold metallo-hydrolase: MRKVWIGLGVAAGVIAVGLGTAWLMRERLAQAAMRKVYEQVLAVDTMKDLPDGLHVGLCGAGSPMADPLRSGPCVAVVAGKDLFVVDSGSGSTRNLLLMNMPPPRVSAVFITHYHSDHIADLGELMLQRWAGGASKTPTPVYGPQGLEQVVQGFEQAYTLDRGYRIAHHGEAVAPPSGFGGEARAFVADPAAPDVLVLEKPGLKVWAFPVAHHPVEGAVGYRFEYKGRSVVISGDTGPSDRLVKAAKGADLLLHEGLAPNLVAVQKEVADKIGRDNYAKIFHDILDYHTAPEVAAEEAKAAGVGALLFYHIIPPLPVRALDGPFLGRSREIFDGPIKVGRDGDFASLPVGSKEIKWSNRLLAL; this comes from the coding sequence ATGCGCAAGGTCTGGATCGGGTTGGGCGTCGCGGCGGGCGTGATTGCGGTTGGTCTAGGGACCGCCTGGCTGATGCGCGAAAGGCTGGCGCAGGCCGCCATGCGCAAGGTTTATGAGCAGGTCCTGGCCGTCGACACGATGAAGGATCTGCCTGACGGCCTGCACGTGGGACTGTGTGGCGCCGGCTCGCCCATGGCCGACCCGTTGCGGTCGGGCCCCTGCGTGGCGGTGGTCGCCGGCAAGGATCTGTTCGTGGTCGACTCCGGGTCGGGCTCGACCCGCAATCTGCTGCTGATGAACATGCCGCCGCCACGCGTCAGCGCGGTGTTCATCACCCACTATCACTCCGACCACATCGCCGATCTTGGCGAGCTGATGTTGCAGCGCTGGGCGGGCGGCGCCTCGAAGACGCCGACGCCGGTCTATGGCCCGCAAGGGCTGGAGCAGGTCGTTCAGGGCTTCGAGCAGGCCTATACGCTGGATCGCGGCTATCGCATCGCCCACCACGGCGAGGCCGTCGCGCCGCCTTCTGGGTTCGGCGGCGAGGCGCGCGCGTTCGTGGCTGATCCGGCGGCGCCGGATGTGCTGGTGCTGGAGAAGCCCGGTCTGAAGGTCTGGGCCTTCCCGGTCGCGCATCATCCCGTCGAGGGCGCGGTCGGCTATCGCTTCGAATACAAGGGTCGCAGCGTCGTGATCAGCGGCGACACCGGCCCCTCGGACCGCCTGGTGAAGGCCGCCAAAGGCGCGGACCTGCTGCTGCACGAAGGCCTGGCCCCGAACCTCGTCGCCGTTCAAAAGGAGGTCGCCGACAAGATCGGACGCGATAACTACGCCAAGATCTTCCACGACATTCTCGACTACCACACCGCCCCGGAGGTCGCGGCTGAGGAGGCCAAGGCGGCCGGCGTCGGCGCGCTGTTGTTCTACCACATCATACCGCCGCTGCCGGTGCGTGCGCTGGACGGTCCGTTCCTGGGGCGTTCGCGCGAGATCTTCGATGGCCCCATCAAGGTCGGCCGCGATGGCGACTTCGCCTCGCTGCCGGTGGGGTCCAAGGAGATCAAGTGGTCCAACCGCCTGCTCGCGCTCTAG
- a CDS encoding TetR/AcrR family transcriptional regulator: MSSAPRYLRAGADIEPEAPAADGRRRRSQDSRARIVQAMLDLVREGDISPSAELVATRADVGLRTVFRHFKDLESLYLEMSAVIEDELMSLVHTPFKGATWRDRVLELVERRGWAYERIGPFKRASEVLRHSSPTLVADNTKMVEISREILRRQLPPEIAKDRVRFEGIDMLLSFDAWNRLRRDQELTPKRATEVLQAMISGLLETSQEA; this comes from the coding sequence GTGAGTTCCGCGCCGCGCTATCTTCGAGCGGGGGCCGATATCGAGCCCGAAGCCCCCGCCGCGGATGGTCGCCGCCGGCGTTCGCAGGACAGCCGCGCCCGGATCGTCCAGGCCATGCTCGATCTGGTGCGGGAAGGGGACATCTCGCCCTCGGCGGAATTGGTCGCGACGCGCGCCGACGTCGGGCTGAGGACGGTGTTTCGCCACTTCAAGGATCTCGAGAGCCTTTATCTTGAGATGTCGGCGGTGATCGAGGACGAGCTGATGTCGCTGGTCCACACGCCGTTCAAGGGCGCGACCTGGCGCGACCGCGTGCTGGAGCTCGTGGAGCGTCGAGGCTGGGCCTATGAGCGGATCGGCCCCTTCAAGCGCGCTTCAGAGGTTCTGCGCCACAGCTCGCCGACGCTGGTGGCCGACAACACCAAGATGGTGGAGATCTCGCGAGAAATCCTTCGCCGCCAGTTGCCGCCCGAGATCGCCAAGGATCGCGTGCGGTTCGAAGGTATCGACATGCTGCTCAGCTTCGACGCCTGGAACCGGCTGCGCCGCGACCAAGAGCTGACGCCCAAGCGCGCGACAGAGGTTCTGCAGGCGATGATCAGCGGTCTGCTGGAGACCTCTCAAGAGGCCTGA